A genome region from Candidatus Thorarchaeota archaeon includes the following:
- the pruA gene encoding L-glutamate gamma-semialdehyde dehydrogenase yields the protein MVGTKFEIPRPENEPTLSYLPESKERAELKAKLKDMRSEQIEIPLVIAGEEVRTGDTKKAVMPHKHDHVLGEFHNAGKEEVHQAIDAALDASESWAETPWYDRAAIFLKAADLLAGPYRSTINAAAMLGLSKTVYQAEIDGANELPDFLRFNAYFMQDIYRTQVTSGPQEWNRMEYRPLEGFVFAVTPFNFVSIMGNLPTAPALMGNVVIWKPASSAVYTSYHVMRVLIEAGLPPGVINFVPGPGSQVGNPILKHPDLAGIHFTGSTSTFRFMWKQVGERIDEYKTFPRLVGETGGKDFVFVHSSADVPAVATALIRGAFQYQGQKCSAASRAYIPNSLWPQTKKKLLEDLELVQVGDPENFRNFMNAVIDQDAFDNITSYIEYARESESNEIIAGGEYDNEVGYFIDPTVVVTTDPKNKLMREEIFGPVLTIYVYPDEEYKETLHLCDKTSPYGLTGSIFAKNRDAIVLATDILRHAAGNFYINNKPTAAVVGRQPFGGARASGTNDKAGSRINLMRWVSPRSIKENFNPAKFFVYNHMSEP from the coding sequence ATGGTCGGTACAAAATTTGAGATTCCGCGTCCTGAAAACGAGCCTACACTGAGCTATCTACCAGAAAGTAAAGAGCGAGCTGAACTGAAGGCTAAACTGAAAGATATGCGTTCAGAACAGATTGAAATCCCGCTTGTTATCGCAGGGGAAGAAGTACGTACTGGAGATACAAAGAAAGCAGTCATGCCCCATAAACATGACCACGTTCTCGGAGAATTTCACAATGCCGGAAAGGAAGAAGTTCATCAGGCTATCGATGCCGCACTTGATGCCAGCGAATCTTGGGCCGAGACTCCATGGTACGATCGAGCAGCTATATTCTTGAAAGCAGCCGATTTGCTAGCAGGACCATACAGGTCTACGATAAATGCAGCAGCCATGCTAGGGCTTAGCAAAACCGTCTATCAGGCCGAAATTGACGGTGCAAATGAGCTTCCAGATTTTCTTAGATTCAACGCATATTTCATGCAGGATATATACCGAACCCAGGTTACTTCAGGGCCACAAGAGTGGAACCGAATGGAATATCGACCCCTAGAAGGTTTTGTCTTTGCAGTAACGCCGTTCAATTTTGTAAGTATTATGGGTAACCTTCCTACAGCTCCCGCATTGATGGGAAACGTAGTTATCTGGAAACCTGCATCATCTGCAGTCTACACAAGCTATCATGTCATGAGGGTTCTCATCGAAGCAGGATTACCCCCGGGGGTAATCAATTTCGTACCCGGTCCGGGTTCACAAGTAGGAAATCCAATACTGAAACACCCCGATTTGGCCGGCATTCATTTTACGGGCAGTACCAGTACCTTCAGATTCATGTGGAAACAAGTAGGAGAAAGAATAGATGAATACAAGACATTTCCACGCCTTGTTGGTGAAACCGGGGGGAAAGACTTCGTTTTTGTTCACTCAAGTGCAGATGTTCCTGCAGTGGCAACAGCGCTAATTCGGGGGGCATTCCAGTACCAGGGCCAGAAGTGCTCAGCAGCATCTCGAGCATACATTCCAAATTCGCTTTGGCCACAAACCAAGAAGAAACTTCTTGAGGATCTTGAACTTGTGCAGGTCGGAGATCCTGAGAACTTCCGAAACTTCATGAACGCAGTGATTGATCAAGATGCATTTGACAACATCACGAGCTACATTGAGTATGCAAGAGAATCCGAGAGTAATGAAATCATTGCTGGAGGGGAATATGATAATGAAGTAGGGTATTTCATTGATCCTACTGTCGTTGTCACCACTGACCCCAAGAACAAGCTTATGCGAGAGGAAATCTTTGGGCCAGTCCTGACCATCTATGTCTATCCCGATGAGGAATACAAAGAGACCCTTCACTTGTGCGACAAGACTTCACCCTACGGTCTTACTGGGTCTATCTTCGCGAAGAACCGAGACGCAATAGTTCTAGCTACAGACATACTGAGGCACGCAGCTGGTAACTTCTACATAAACAACAAGCCGACTGCTGCTGTTGTTGGCAGACAACCTTTCGGAGGGGCAAGGGCATCTGGAACAAATGACAAGGCGGGTAGCAGAATCAATCTTATGCGGTGGGTGTCGCCACGCTCGATAAAGGAGAATTTCAATCCCGCGAAGTTCTTTGTCTATAACCACATGTCTGAACCCTAG